Below is a genomic region from Paraburkholderia phenazinium.
GAGGCTGAAGGGCGCTAGCTGGGCGTCATAGTCGTTCACCCAACCGGTGGTACGGCCAAAACCCCGCTGGTCGGGCGCCACGACATGGTAGCCGGCGTCAGCCAGAAGCGGGATCAGGTGTCGCCAGCCGTACGCCAGATCGGGAAAGCCATGCAGAAGCAATGCGAGCGGCCGGTCGGGGGTTTCGTAACCGGCCTCGAGAATATGGACATCAAGGCCGTTGACCCCATGGATCATGCGCGAGCGGACCCCCTTGGGAAGCGTGTCCTCACGATACGTTGATGTGGTCAAAGCAATTCCTCCTATGGGGTTTGCGCGGGCGGGTACCGGACTCCTGATATGGTGATCGCCATAGTATGGCAATCACCATAGAATCATCAAGCGAAACGTGCTATGTTCGCGGCATGCCACGTAAGACTGACGCCCGCGCTCGCGCGATTGCCACGGCCGAACGACTGTTTCGCATCCAGGGCTACACTGCGACGGGATTGATCCAGATCCTTGAAGAAAGCGGTGCGCCTAAAGGATCGTTCTACTTTCACTTTCCACGCGGCAAGGCACAACTCGCAGAAGAAGCAATCGATAATTACATTGCGAATCGAATTGCTGTGTTACGGGACATCTCGGCGAATACGACGGGTGATGCCCTGAATTTTGTTCATCAGATTTTCAGGACATTCGCGGCCGAAATGGTCGCCTCTGATTTCCAGTATGGATGTCTAATGCAAAATCTGGCGAATGAGTTGCCCGCGCTCGACGCTGAGCTGACCAAACGGGTAGCGCGCGGATTTGTTGAGTCGACCGAGATTATTGCGGAGCATTTTAGGGGCTGCGGTTTTGCTCCCGCGCGCGCGTCCTCTACCGCAGCCGCATTGGTAGCCGCCCTCGAAGGCGCGCGGACGATCGCACGCCTGGAACGCACACCGGCTATATTCGAGGCGCTGGCAGACGTTAGTGTCCAACGGTGGGCTGCCTCCGAGGGGTGATCCGGTCCAATGTTCCCGGTCGAACAAAATTGGCACCGATCATCGTACGAAGAGCGTCTGTCTTTCGCGAATGTCCGTTCGCAGACGCCCAGCCGCCGGATGAATGTCCTGGCATTGTCCGTTGCCGGACCGCCACAATCAGTTTGGCTTCGGCTTAAGCAGGAATATGTCACGCTAATTCTCTCGACTACGTTCGCTTGGGTCGTGCTGAGGCAGTCGGGCAACTTGAACGCATGGAGAATGGGCATGCAGACGAATTCGAAGAAGGCCGAACAGGTCGGCCTGCCGGCGACCTCACGGCTCAGCCAGTCGTATGGCAAAGCTGATTTTGTCGACGCCTTTTCGGTGGACTTGCCAGCGACTGCTTGCAACGATGCAGAGTCTCTCGCTCGATACATCTTTGCAGGGCAACCCAAGTGGATCGCGATGCTGCTGGGAGTTCGCGACATTGCCGTTTGGCCATTCGGCCTTAAAAGAACGATCGATCTGAGAGTCGCGAAGGACGACCGGCTAAGTATTTTCCGCGTGTTCGAACGGCATAAAGACGAGATCATTCTGGGAGAGGACGACACGCATCTTGATTTCCGCGTGTCGGTTCTCGTGCAGCCTGCATCTGAAGACCGGTCCCAGCGACTGATAATCACTACACTTGTCTTCTACAACCGTCTGCTGGGTCGGGCCTATCTTAGCCTTATCGCTCCTTTCCATCGCCTCGTCGTGCGAGCCTCGCTCGACCGGGCACAGAAGCTCGGATGGCCCGGCCGGTAGCGGCGATTCCGATCAACGCTCCTTCCAGCAGGCCGTAGATGGCCTGACGCTGAAAGTCGCGGGTTCCTGAGAGCGGCCGGGACCAGGCGTAGCTATCCGTCTCCACCTGATCGGTCACGCCGAGCGGCGTATGGTGCAGTTCGACAATATGTTCTTCGGTCTCCTCGACGATCTCGACCGGAATTCTACGGGCCGCAATCTGACGAATCCACGAGATGGGACCGATCGACCTCCGGCTCCGCCATGGTCTTTAGCGGCTTCCCCTGTTCAAGAATCAGCAGGCGTGACAACTCGTCCCGATGTACTTCGAGTGCGTCGGCGTAGGCGTTGAGGTATTTCTGGCGCCCGTCGTAGCCAAGCGCAGACCAGGCTTTAACCGCATGCCTGGCCGCTGCGACGGCTTCTTCAAGCTGCCGGCTGAGGCTGCCGGGGCCTTGGCGAATACTTCACCAGTAGCCGGGTTGATTACGTCAAAGCTATCTTGCGACTTCACAAGATTACCAGCGATGCTGAGGTAATACGGGCCGTTGAAAATGCCAACGGACTGAACTGCTTGTGGCAATGCAGACATGAATTGTTCTCCGAGATACGGAGGGCTGAAGTGTTGATGTCGCGAATCCCGCCAAAAATCGACGGGTTTTTCGTTACCTGGTAGGACTACTTAGCTTTAGAAAAATGAAATTTTTTCATGCAGCCGCTGGTACGGAGAACGCCGGCTGCGTGCTTACGCTGGGCCGCTCCTGCATTCTTTCGTACCATGCCAGGAGCGCGGTGCACTCAGCCGGCACTGGCAGCTTGACGATAGAAGCGAAGACCAGGCCGCCGATTACGGTGATGTCGGCCATTGAAAATTCTTTGCCGGCGACATACGGCTGATTTCGAAGAACAGCATCGAAGTAGTGCATTCCGCGTAGAGCCTTGTCGCGCTGCCTGAATCCCCATTCGGCGTTCTGGTACAGCTCAACGTGCGGCCCCAATCCCGGCGTTCCATGATGGAAATACACGCTTATGGCGTCGAGCAATTCCAGTTCGGCACGCTTGCTCATCATGTGGATCAACCCTTTTTCGCGCGGCGCCCTGCCAGTCAGAGTCGGCACGCCATCGAGTCCGTCAAGGTACTCCGTGATGGCCGTGCACTCGGCAATACAGGTCCCGTCATCGAGTTCGAGCACCGGCAGCGTGCCCGAGTAGTTCTTGCTCGCCATGAATTCGGGATTCTTGTGCTCGCCCGCGTACAGATCGACCAGCACGAACCGCACTCGCGATTGCAGATTCTTTTCCGCCAACGCAATGCGCACACGCGTCGGATACGGCCCTTGCGGGAAGTCATAAACCGTCATCGTCGACAAGTGATTGTCATTGATACTCGTTGCGATAGCACTCATTTGGCTTTCCTTTCGTAGTGGTGTCGTAGCGAACGACAATCTTGCATACCTACCTATCGTTCGTTAGGTTTACAATATGCGTTACAATCCGGGTTGTCAACACTGAGTAGTCGACCCATAAGTCACCTTCGATTTACCCGGCCACCCAATGCAATCGGCACACGCTGCCTGCTACTGGCAAGCCACCGATCGACGGCACGCGACGCGAAGCGGCAACTCAGGTTCCACCTGCGGTGATTTCCATGACAATTCGTCGTCGCGCGGCGAACCCCTGTTCGGACCGTTGCTTTACTAGCTCCACGACCGCCCGCGGTGCGACATCTGGCCCACCAGCATTGAATGGCGGCGCCGGAGCATATTCGAGTTCGAGCTGAATCGCCTGCGCTTCCTCTACCCCCGCCAACTCTGCAGCCACTGTCAATCCAAAATCGATGCCCGCGGTCACACCTCCGCCGGTGATGAGGTTGCCGTCACGGACTACCCGACCGTGCGTCGGAATGGCACCAAGTGGCTCAAGCGATGTGTGGAAGGCCCAATGAGTTGTGGCACGCCGTCCGCGAAGCAACCCTGCGGCACCAAGCAACAATGCGCCGGTGCAAACAGACGTGATGTAGCGGGCACCGGCGGCCTGTTTGCGAACAAACTCGATCGTTTGAATATCCTGCATCAAGTTCGTCACGCCACCTCCACCGGGAACACAAATCACGTCGAGTGGCGGGCAATCCCCATAGGTCGTTGTGGGCGTAAGGAGCAATCCATTGCTAGATGTCACGGGGTCACGTGTTTTCCAGATCAAGTGGGTCGTTGCGCCGGGAAGCGATGCGAGTACGTCGTGGGGACCGGTCAGGTCCAGCTGTTGTACTTGTGGAAATACCAGAAATCCGATTTGGAGCGTCATGAGGATACCTTGTCAAATGTATAAGCGATTTTCACCAACGACGGTCTTCGAGGTGGACGGATCGATTCTATGCAGGTAGCCTTTGGCAAGATTGCCATTTACCCCTCAGTTTCTGCCATGTAATGTCGACCAAAGCGCGATCCATATTGCTGCTTGCTTTCCCGGACGTTCAACTCCTTGACGTCAGCGGGCCATTGCAGGTTTTTGCCTCCGCCAATGAACTGGCAGCGCAGCAGCGGCTCGCCGAACCCTACGCACCTCGAGTTGTTGCGGCCGAAGCCGGGCTCGTGACCTCGTCTTCCGGCCTGGCCCTGCTGGCCCATTCCATAAGTTCAGTGAAAGGGCTCATCGACACGCTCATCATTCCGGGTGGCCGCGGCGTTTCCGCGGCATCGGAGGATGCGCGCTTGACCCGTTGGATACGGCGTCAGACCAGCCGATCGAGGCGCATCGCCTCCGTGTGTTCAGGAGCGTTCCTGTTGGCAGAGGCCGGGTTGCTGGATGGGCGGCGCGTGGTCACGCATTGGGGCCGTTGCGACGAACTGGCGAACCGCTATCCAAAGCTGCGCGTAGAAACTGATCCAATCTTCGTTCGCGATGGCGATATCTGGACATCCGCAGGTGTGACCGCAGGAATCGATCTCGCCCTTGCGCTGGTGGAAGCGGACCTCGGCCGTTCGATCGCACTAGAAGTCGCTCGCGAACTCGTCGTCTTTCTGAAACGACCGGGTGGCCAGTCCCAGTTTAGTGCCGTGCTGTCGATGCAAAGGGCGGACGACAGGTTCGGCGACCTGCATGCATGGATGGTGGCACACCTTGCCTCGGACCTGTCCGTCCCTATGCTCGCCAGACGACTCCACATGAGCGAACGCAGCTTCATGCGTCATTACAAGGCGGAAACGGGCCGCACGCCGGCGCGCGCGGTTGAGCAACTCCGGGTCGAGGCAGCACAGCGACTACTCGGCGAGACCTCATGGCCGGTCAAACGCATCGCATCTCGCTGTGGATTCGGTAGCGAAGAAAGCATGCGGCGCAGCTTCGTCCGACTCCTGCGGGTCGCTCCGCAAGCGTACCGAGAGCGGTTCTCGTTTTGCTAGCACGCGCATCATGCGTACGCCATGCGATACAACGTTGACCGCGCCAGTCATTCCATCGAAAAACCGCCAGACCGTTGACGAATTTACAGAGAACGTCGAGTGACCGTTTGTGGCCGGTCATTGCCTGACGATGATCAGCGATGCCCGCCGCCCCGTCACTAGAAGCGATACAGCAAGCACCCCGCTCTTTCAACCTATGCAATTCACCTCTGAGCCGATTTAGATCTTCCAATTCGATATTGGCCTTGCGTGAGCCACGCTTCCTATAATGGCCCGCCGATCGCCGAGGACAGAAAAAAATCTCGCGCCGACGGCGGTTTCCGAAGGAGCGCTTCGATGTACACACTGTCGGCATCCCGCCGCCGTTTGCTCAAGCTCGGCGTGGCGTTAGCGGCGGCCCCGCTTACGCCTCGCTTCGCGTTCGCGTCCTCCGCACCGGCAAATGCCGAGGCGCTTGCCGGCGTCACATTGCGCGTCGCCACCTATAAAGGCGGCTGGCCGCCGCTGCTCGCCGCTTCCGGGCTTGCAGATACGCCATACCGCATCGAGTGGCACGAGTTGAACAATGGCCTCTTACATATCGAGGCAATTAACGCGGACGCGCTCGATATCGGTTCGGGCAGCGAAATTCCTGCAGTATTCGCTGCGCGCCAGAATGCAAACGTGAAGTTCATTGCGCGTACCCGCGAGGATCTCAACAACCAGGCGACGCTCGCCCGCAAAGACACGCCTATCCAGCGGATCGCCGATCTGAAAGGAAAGCGCGTCGGGTATGTGCGTGCGACCACGTCACATTACTTCCTGTACCGGCAGTTGACCGAAGCGGGCTTGTCCTTTGACGACATCCACGCAATCAACCTCGCGCCTGCGGACGGCCTGCCCGCGTTCGCCGGCGGGGACATCGACGCCTGGGCGATATACGGCTATAACGGTCAACTTGCACGCAACCGCTATGGCGCACGCGAACTGGCAACAGGTAAAGGGTATCTGTCGGGCAATTTCCCGATCTACGCAAATCCGCGGGCGCTCGACGATGCGCGCCGCCGCGCTGCGATCGGTGACCTGCTCGTGCGGCTGCGGCATGCATATGCGTGGGCAAATCCACACTTCATTGATTATGCCCGTGCACAAAGCGCAGAAACACGCGTACCGGTCGACGACCTGGTGGCCATGTTCAATAGACGCAGCGACGATTTCGGGCTGCTGGCCGTCACGCCCGATGTGATTTCAGGGCATCAGGAAGTTGCGAACGTGTTTGCGCATATCGGTGTGCTGGATGGCCCGACGAACGTCGCTCCGTTTTGGGACGCATCATTTACACCGATCATCCAGTCCGCGTGAAGCGAACAACCTGCCCCAGATCGCAAGCCTCAAACCGGCCGTGCCTGTCGCGTCAGACCTCGCCCAGTCCGATCGCCGATTGACGGCGATCGGCAGCGCGCGCAGCAAGATAGCAGACCTTCAATCGATCAAGTTGAGCGATGTGGGAGACAACAGACGGGTTGACGATCGAACCGCCCCTAATAAAGATGCGAACGAAATCGCCTAAAAAATACTTGAATATGTGCATATGCATCGATACACTGCACCCATGAACCGTTCACTCCGTCACGATGAATGTCATTGTTTCGCCATGCGTCAGGCGGCGCGGTACATGACTCAACTCTATGACCGGCATCTCCAGTGTGCTGGAGTGACAGCAGCCCAGTTCACGATTCTCGGCAAGCTCGCGAGTCAGTCCGAAGTCAGGATCGCCAGCCTTGCAACGGAAATGGTGATGGACCGGACCACGGTTTCACGTGCGCTGAAACCGTTGGAACGAGAAGGGTTGATCAGATTCGAGCTCGACGAAGATGATGCCAGGGTTCATCTGCTGACCCTGACGGAGCATGGGAAACACGTGTACGAGCAGGCGAAAATGGCGTGGCGCAATGCACACGACGAAGTCGAACGCAAGTTTGGAAAGGAACGCACGACAGCACTTCGTCGTGAACTGTTCCTGTTGACACACGACGCACAACCCAACAGCAATATCGGAGGGTCGCGGCGGGCGAGCGGACGCTAGCTGCACCGTTTCTTTTTGGCATCAAAACGTGCGTATGCACGTTTATTTTTACCCAATTGCATGCATATGCACTTTTGAAGGCGCACGATCAATGGAAACCCTGCCCGACGACGATTGCTTTGCCCTGCGCCAGGCGTCGCGCTTTATCTCTCAGATCTACGGTCAGCATCTTGCAAATGTGGGCCTGACGACGACGCAATACTCCATCCTCGACCGTCTGCATAGGCATGGAGACATGACCATGCACCAGCTCTCCATGGCCATGGTCATGGACCGCACGAGCATCGTGCGCGCGCTCAAACCCATGCAGCGTGACGGTCTCCTCGAGAGCCGAAGGGATGGCGGCCGCGAGTCGACCATAGCCCTGATGAAAGCAGGCGTCACGCGTCTGAAAAAGGCCCGCCCCTATTGGGCTACAGCGCAAGCCGAATTCGAAGAACGTTTTGGAAGCCAGCGAATAAGAGCGCTGCGGAGTGAACTGTTCGATCTGACCGACGACTAGCCGTACCAGCGAACATGAATACCTCTACTGCCACTCCACTGCCGGATCCGATGGATTTGCCGGCGCGCACGAAGCTCGTCGCTTTCGGCATCATGTGTCTCGGCTTCTTCATGGCCACGCTCGACATTCAGATCGTCGCGTCATCACTTCGGGACATCGGCGGCGGACTCTCGGCCAGCCAGGACGAACTGTCATGGGTCCAGACGTCTTATCTGATTGCGGAAATCATCGTCATTCCAATGTCGGGCTGGCTTACGAGAGTGTTTTCGACACGCTGGGTCTTCGCCTTTTCAGCGCTTGGATTCACGATCACCAGCATGCTTTGCGGGCTCGCGTGGGATATCGACTCGATGATCCTGTTTCGCGGTCTCCAGGGCGCGATGGGGGCTGCAATGATTCCAACGGTCTACACAACGGTATTCGTGATCTTTCCACCCAGGCAGAGAATTATTGCTGCCACCACGATTGGCGCGCTTTCGACGCTCGCACCGACGATCGGGCCGGTTATTGGCGGTTGGGTGACATCCGAGTGGTCGTGGCACTGGCTGTTTTACCTGAACGTCGTGCCTGGCATTATCGTCACGCTCTTCGTGCCACGGTACGTCAACTTCGATCATGCCAATCTGTCGCTGCTGAAGAAAGGAGATTATGTGGGTATCACGTTGATGTCGGCGTGCCTTGCCTGCCTCGAATACGTGCTCGAAGAGGGGCCACGCAAGAACTGGCTCGGTGACGAGGCCATTCTCCTGTGCACGTGGATCAGCGTTGTGAGTGGCTTCCTGTTTATCGTGCACGCACTGACAGCAGACGAGCCGATCATCGACCTGCGCGCACTTGCCGTGCGCAACTTCGGGATCTGCAGCGTGCTGTCGTTCATCATCGGCATCGGCATCTTTTGCACGGTGTATCTAACACCGGTTTTTCTCGCGCGGGTACGAGGTTTCGATTCGCTCCAGACGGGAATGGCACTACTGTCGGTGGGATGCTTCCAGTTGCTCGGCATGATCGCCTATACCGTACTCGCGCGGCACATCAACATGCGCTACCTGTTGATACTGGGACTGACGATGTTCGGCCTCGGCTGCTACCTCTACGAGCCCCTGACAAGCGACTGGGGCTGGCAGCAGTTGCTGCTTCCGCAAGCGCTGCGAGGCTTTGGCCAGCAACTCGCCATTCCACCCATTGTCATCATGGCCCTGGGTTCGCTGCCGGCTTCCCGGCTGAGATCCGCGAGCGGCCTGTTCAATCTGATGCGCAATCTCGGCGGCGCGATCGGCATTGCGGTGGCTAGCACCATGCTCAACGATCGCCTGAACTTCCACTATGAACGGCTTGCAGAACATGTCAGCATCGGACGTCCGGTTGTCGGAGCGTTTTTGCAAAGCAAGACCGGTCACATCTCCGAAGTGGCGGGCGATACGCTGAACGCTGCCAATGCAGGACTAGGTGAGTTGCATGCGCTCTTGATGCGGGAGGCGCTCACATTGACATTCGCCGACGCCTTTCTCGCCGTCGCGTTGTGCTTCTGCGTGGGGCTCATCAGTGCGTTTTTCACGCAACCGGTCGCCAATACCGCTCCGCCGCCCGATGCACATTGAGTTCGCCCGCTCATTGCGATGAATGGTTGGCGCCGATCGCTTCCTGTTCGAAACAGAATTCGTCGGCGCCGGCTTAGGTCTTCTCGATCCGCTTGACCTGAATTACATGCCGGACAAGTCCGGACGGAGATTGCGGACCGGGCTCACGCTTTCCAGCAGCGAAGCCAGATGCAGAAGTGTGGATTCCGCCATCCACGGCGAGACCAGTTGCACTCCGATCGGTAGCCTGGATAAGTAGCGAATAAAGCCAGGTTTTATGACTACCTAACGTTTGTTAGTTAGAAGATTGGGCGTTATACTTCGTCTCGTCAACACTCTTTGAACCGCAAGGGATGAGCGGAGGCTCTGGCAACGGCAAGCGCGACGGTCATCGCGGACTGATGGAATCACGCGCCCCTACCCCATCCGCAGAAGCTGAGGCAAACTACTGTCGGCAACTCAGCAATACTTGCTGTCGTGAGGCCTGCAACTTAAGCTAAGCCACCTCTGTAATTGCGGGGTGGTTCATGTTCAATGAGGGGAGATTCGTGGCGAGCCAGGCAAGCACCAGTTCCAGTGACAAGATCCTGGCTGTCGCGACGAAGATCGCGCAGGCGCACGGCTATGGTGGATTAAACCTCCGTACCCTTGCGCAGGAAGTGGGTATCAAGGCTGCAAGCCTGTACCACCATTTCCCGAGCAAGGCCGACCTGGCCGCCGCCGTCGCCAGGCGTTACTGGGAAGATGCGGCGGCGGCGCTGGAAGCGTTATCGACAACGACTGCAGATGCGGCCGACTGTTTGCGCAGATACCCGGGGACGTTTCGCGAGGCGCTGGAGAACGACAATCGCATGTGTCTGGCCAGCTTCATGACCGCCGAATATGACGATTTGCCCGAGGTCGTGCAGAAGGAGGTCCAGGCCTTTGTTGAGGTCAACGTTGCGTGGCTTGGAAAGATGCTTGCGGCAGCGAGAATTGTCAGCTCCAGAGACGCCAAGAAGCGGGCCCGCGCCATATTTGCCGCAGTCTCAGGCGCACAACTAATGGCGCGAGGCCGTTCCGATATCAAGCTCTTTGATGCCTTGATCGAGAGCTATCGGGAGGCTGGACTCTTACCCGCGTAGGAATTCGATCACGGTGAGGACCACACGCTGAACAATGCCCGCAGCGCCCTCGCCTTCGTCCGCGATGACACTCGCCTTGGATGGTTATTGACAGATTGGTCCAGAACAAATAATCTCGGCTCATGGCTAGACCTAGAGAGTTCGATCGGGAAGAGGCACTGGACCGCGCTACGCGCGTGTTCTGGGCGAAAGGCTACGCCTCGACCTCAACTGAGGACCTGCTCGCTGCGATGGAAATCGGGCGACAGAGCCTCTACAACGCGTTCGGCGACAAACGAAAACTCTACCTGGAAGCCCTGGAACGCTATCAACGGGAAAGCACCACGGGCCACCTGGAGCGTTTGAACGGCGCTGCATCGCCGGTAGGCGGTATGGAAGCGCTTTTGCTTGGCCTCATCGCCGAGGACGAGAACACTCGCGCACTTGGGTGTATGGGTGTCGGCGCTGTCGGTGAATTTGGGGCTGCAGATCCGGAGCTTGTGATGCTCCGGAGCAAAGTGGGACCCAAGCTTTCCAGGCGCCTGGCTGAACGCATCCGTGAGGGACAGACTTGCGGAGAAGTCGATCCCGCCATCGACGCCCGCGAAGCCGCCGCCTTTCTACAGATGACGATGCAAGGCATTCAACTCGGCGCCCGCGCGGGCGGCGACGCGAAGAGCCTGCGCATGCTGGCCAGATTTGCAATCAACCGCCTTAAATCGCGCTAGGTAAAGGAAAAACTGGCGCAGTTTCCGCGCGCCCATTTATGGACTAATCTG
It encodes:
- a CDS encoding TetR/AcrR family transcriptional regulator; protein product: MAITIESSSETCYVRGMPRKTDARARAIATAERLFRIQGYTATGLIQILEESGAPKGSFYFHFPRGKAQLAEEAIDNYIANRIAVLRDISANTTGDALNFVHQIFRTFAAEMVASDFQYGCLMQNLANELPALDAELTKRVARGFVESTEIIAEHFRGCGFAPARASSTAAALVAALEGARTIARLERTPAIFEALADVSVQRWAASEG
- a CDS encoding DUF2867 domain-containing protein — encoded protein: MQTNSKKAEQVGLPATSRLSQSYGKADFVDAFSVDLPATACNDAESLARYIFAGQPKWIAMLLGVRDIAVWPFGLKRTIDLRVAKDDRLSIFRVFERHKDEIILGEDDTHLDFRVSVLVQPASEDRSQRLIITTLVFYNRLLGRAYLSLIAPFHRLVVRASLDRAQKLGWPGR
- a CDS encoding aldehyde dehydrogenase family protein, with product MRQGPGSLSRQLEEAVAAARHAVKAWSALGYDGRQKYLNAYADALEVHRDELSRLLILEQGKPLKTMAEPEVDRSHLVDSSDCGP
- a CDS encoding glutathione S-transferase; amino-acid sequence: MSAIATSINDNHLSTMTVYDFPQGPYPTRVRIALAEKNLQSRVRFVLVDLYAGEHKNPEFMASKNYSGTLPVLELDDGTCIAECTAITEYLDGLDGVPTLTGRAPREKGLIHMMSKRAELELLDAISVYFHHGTPGLGPHVELYQNAEWGFRQRDKALRGMHYFDAVLRNQPYVAGKEFSMADITVIGGLVFASIVKLPVPAECTALLAWYERMQERPSVSTQPAFSVPAAA
- a CDS encoding DJ-1/PfpI family protein — translated: MTLQIGFLVFPQVQQLDLTGPHDVLASLPGATTHLIWKTRDPVTSSNGLLLTPTTTYGDCPPLDVICVPGGGGVTNLMQDIQTIEFVRKQAAGARYITSVCTGALLLGAAGLLRGRRATTHWAFHTSLEPLGAIPTHGRVVRDGNLITGGGVTAGIDFGLTVAAELAGVEEAQAIQLELEYAPAPPFNAGGPDVAPRAVVELVKQRSEQGFAARRRIVMEITAGGT
- a CDS encoding GlxA family transcriptional regulator, whose product is MSTKARSILLLAFPDVQLLDVSGPLQVFASANELAAQQRLAEPYAPRVVAAEAGLVTSSSGLALLAHSISSVKGLIDTLIIPGGRGVSAASEDARLTRWIRRQTSRSRRIASVCSGAFLLAEAGLLDGRRVVTHWGRCDELANRYPKLRVETDPIFVRDGDIWTSAGVTAGIDLALALVEADLGRSIALEVARELVVFLKRPGGQSQFSAVLSMQRADDRFGDLHAWMVAHLASDLSVPMLARRLHMSERSFMRHYKAETGRTPARAVEQLRVEAAQRLLGETSWPVKRIASRCGFGSEESMRRSFVRLLRVAPQAYRERFSFC
- a CDS encoding ABC transporter substrate-binding protein, giving the protein MYTLSASRRRLLKLGVALAAAPLTPRFAFASSAPANAEALAGVTLRVATYKGGWPPLLAASGLADTPYRIEWHELNNGLLHIEAINADALDIGSGSEIPAVFAARQNANVKFIARTREDLNNQATLARKDTPIQRIADLKGKRVGYVRATTSHYFLYRQLTEAGLSFDDIHAINLAPADGLPAFAGGDIDAWAIYGYNGQLARNRYGARELATGKGYLSGNFPIYANPRALDDARRRAAIGDLLVRLRHAYAWANPHFIDYARAQSAETRVPVDDLVAMFNRRSDDFGLLAVTPDVISGHQEVANVFAHIGVLDGPTNVAPFWDASFTPIIQSA
- a CDS encoding MarR family winged helix-turn-helix transcriptional regulator, which codes for MNRSLRHDECHCFAMRQAARYMTQLYDRHLQCAGVTAAQFTILGKLASQSEVRIASLATEMVMDRTTVSRALKPLEREGLIRFELDEDDARVHLLTLTEHGKHVYEQAKMAWRNAHDEVERKFGKERTTALRRELFLLTHDAQPNSNIGGSRRASGR
- a CDS encoding MarR family winged helix-turn-helix transcriptional regulator — its product is METLPDDDCFALRQASRFISQIYGQHLANVGLTTTQYSILDRLHRHGDMTMHQLSMAMVMDRTSIVRALKPMQRDGLLESRRDGGRESTIALMKAGVTRLKKARPYWATAQAEFEERFGSQRIRALRSELFDLTDD
- a CDS encoding DHA2 family efflux MFS transporter permease subunit; protein product: MNTSTATPLPDPMDLPARTKLVAFGIMCLGFFMATLDIQIVASSLRDIGGGLSASQDELSWVQTSYLIAEIIVIPMSGWLTRVFSTRWVFAFSALGFTITSMLCGLAWDIDSMILFRGLQGAMGAAMIPTVYTTVFVIFPPRQRIIAATTIGALSTLAPTIGPVIGGWVTSEWSWHWLFYLNVVPGIIVTLFVPRYVNFDHANLSLLKKGDYVGITLMSACLACLEYVLEEGPRKNWLGDEAILLCTWISVVSGFLFIVHALTADEPIIDLRALAVRNFGICSVLSFIIGIGIFCTVYLTPVFLARVRGFDSLQTGMALLSVGCFQLLGMIAYTVLARHINMRYLLILGLTMFGLGCYLYEPLTSDWGWQQLLLPQALRGFGQQLAIPPIVIMALGSLPASRLRSASGLFNLMRNLGGAIGIAVASTMLNDRLNFHYERLAEHVSIGRPVVGAFLQSKTGHISEVAGDTLNAANAGLGELHALLMREALTLTFADAFLAVALCFCVGLISAFFTQPVANTAPPPDAH
- a CDS encoding TetR/AcrR family transcriptional regulator — encoded protein: MASQASTSSSDKILAVATKIAQAHGYGGLNLRTLAQEVGIKAASLYHHFPSKADLAAAVARRYWEDAAAALEALSTTTADAADCLRRYPGTFREALENDNRMCLASFMTAEYDDLPEVVQKEVQAFVEVNVAWLGKMLAAARIVSSRDAKKRARAIFAAVSGAQLMARGRSDIKLFDALIESYREAGLLPA
- a CDS encoding TetR/AcrR family transcriptional regulator, with translation MARPREFDREEALDRATRVFWAKGYASTSTEDLLAAMEIGRQSLYNAFGDKRKLYLEALERYQRESTTGHLERLNGAASPVGGMEALLLGLIAEDENTRALGCMGVGAVGEFGAADPELVMLRSKVGPKLSRRLAERIREGQTCGEVDPAIDAREAAAFLQMTMQGIQLGARAGGDAKSLRMLARFAINRLKSR